TGAAATATAAAATTTCAAGTTTCAAACATAAGCAAAAAATGCAGAAAATTGCCCGTGAACACGAAAAAGAACAAAAATTAATGGAGGAAGTCGATCAAATTCTCGATAAAATAAATAAGGTTGGCTACGATAAATTGACAAAGAATGAAAAGAAAATCCTTGAGGATGCCTCAGAAAGGCTTTCAAATAAGTAGACAACTGTATTAATACATGGTTTTTAAACCGGATTGTTTCGGGAAGGCATAATTGATATGAATAAAATATTAATTGTCGAAAACTCACCCACAATAATTAGCGTTGCCGATTCGCTTTTAAGGCAGCGGGGTTATGATGTAACATGCTTATCTGATGGTCTTGAGGCTTATAAGTTTGCCAAGGCAGAGAACCCTGATCTGATTTTAGCCGCTATGAGTATATCGGGGATTGACGGCATAGAGTTGTGCAAAAAAATTACCAGCGATACTTTGACTGGCGGAATACCTGTTGTCTTTCTAATAGGGGATAAAGATGCTCCATATCTCGATAAAATTGATTTAAGCGGAGCCCGCGGCAAGATTAATAAGCCGTTTTCGCCTAAAGAATTACTAACTATCGTGGAGAAATTTGCCAAAATCAGCGAAACGAAATATTCAACACAGGTTGTCAATCAGGAATCCGAAGGAGGACCCAGATTGAAGCCGAAAGCCGCACCGGAAGAAATTAGAGCATCTACCAGAACAATCGTATCCGATAACCAACCACGTGACAATAAACATGAAACAGTCTTAAATCTTGATTGGACCGATCTTGATGAGACTACTGATAGCAGCTCCGACCAAACTGTAGAAACAGTTAAAAAAGACGAAACCGGCTTAGTTTTAGATGATGACCAGTATGGCTTGACAAGCCTTGCGGATGAAGCATTATCGAAAGAGAATAATGATGAAGATTACGATTGGTTTATAAATGGAATGAAAGAAGGCGATAAAGAGTCAGGCGGGAAACAAAAAACCGTTGATACGCCCAAAGAGCAAGACGCAGCAAAACCTATAATTGATTATGAGGGTCTTGAAAGTTCTGCCTCAAAGGA
The Candidatus Zixiibacteriota bacterium DNA segment above includes these coding regions:
- a CDS encoding response regulator, encoding MNKILIVENSPTIISVADSLLRQRGYDVTCLSDGLEAYKFAKAENPDLILAAMSISGIDGIELCKKITSDTLTGGIPVVFLIGDKDAPYLDKIDLSGARGKINKPFSPKELLTIVEKFAKISETKYSTQVVNQESEGGPRLKPKAAPEEIRASTRTIVSDNQPRDNKHETVLNLDWTDLDETTDSSSDQTVETVKKDETGLVLDDDQYGLTSLADEALSKENNDEDYDWFINGMKEGDKESGGKQKTVDTPKEQDAAKPIIDYEGLESSASKDDTKYRRFLDKFKKDTNELVGEKNVDMSRIDIDKLVNEISEKLAQKIVAKIDKQEMKQIISSLLSGK